A genome region from Bacteroides stercoris ATCC 43183 includes the following:
- a CDS encoding phenylacetate--CoA ligase, whose translation MNDKYWEEEIETMPREELHKLQLRRLRKTIGIAANSPYYKQVFQKHGITADSIRSIEDIRKIPFTTKADMRANYPFGLVAGNMHEDGVRIHSSSGTTGTPTVIVHSRHDLESWANLVARCLYAVGIRKTDVFQNSSGYGMFTGGLGFQYGAERLGALTVPAAAGNSKRQIKFITDFRTTALHAIPSYAIRLAEVFQEEGIDPASTTLKTLVIGAEPHTDEQRRKIERILGVKAYNSFGMTEMNGPGVAFECTEQNGMHLWEDCYLVEIINPETGEPVPDGEIGELVLTTLDREMMPLIRYRTRDLTRILPGTCPCGRTHLRIDRIKGRSDDMFIIKGVNIFPMQVEKVLVQFPELGSNYLITLETISNQDEIIVEVELSDLSTDNYIELEKVRKAISRRLKDEILVTPKVKLVKKGSLPQSEGKAVRVKDLRDNK comes from the coding sequence ATGAATGACAAATACTGGGAAGAAGAGATAGAAACCATGCCGCGTGAGGAGTTGCACAAACTGCAACTCCGGCGGCTTAGGAAGACAATCGGCATTGCAGCAAATTCCCCCTATTACAAACAAGTTTTTCAAAAGCACGGCATTACGGCAGACAGCATCCGGTCGATAGAAGACATCCGGAAAATCCCGTTTACCACCAAGGCGGACATGCGCGCCAACTACCCTTTCGGACTTGTGGCCGGCAATATGCACGAAGACGGTGTACGCATCCACTCTTCCAGCGGAACCACGGGAACGCCCACCGTCATCGTCCACTCCCGGCACGATCTGGAGTCCTGGGCCAACCTTGTAGCACGTTGCCTATACGCAGTAGGCATACGAAAGACCGATGTTTTTCAAAACAGTTCCGGCTATGGTATGTTCACCGGAGGATTAGGTTTCCAATACGGAGCCGAACGCCTGGGAGCACTGACCGTACCCGCCGCTGCCGGTAACAGCAAACGGCAAATCAAGTTCATCACGGACTTCAGAACCACCGCCTTGCATGCCATTCCCAGTTATGCCATACGCCTGGCGGAAGTATTTCAGGAAGAAGGTATCGACCCGGCATCGACTACTCTGAAAACCCTCGTCATCGGAGCCGAACCTCATACGGACGAACAGCGCAGGAAGATTGAGCGGATACTGGGTGTCAAAGCCTACAACAGTTTCGGCATGACCGAAATGAACGGTCCCGGCGTTGCCTTTGAGTGTACCGAGCAAAACGGCATGCACCTTTGGGAAGATTGCTATCTGGTTGAAATCATCAATCCGGAAACCGGCGAACCGGTTCCCGACGGTGAGATTGGAGAGCTGGTACTGACTACCCTCGACCGTGAAATGATGCCGTTGATACGCTACCGCACACGCGACCTTACCCGCATACTTCCGGGTACATGCCCCTGCGGACGTACGCATCTGCGCATCGACCGCATCAAGGGCCGCAGCGACGATATGTTTATCATCAAGGGTGTCAACATCTTCCCCATGCAGGTGGAAAAGGTATTGGTGCAATTCCCCGAATTGGGCAGCAACTACCTCATTACTCTGGAAACCATCAGCAATCAAGATGAAATAATTGTGGAAGTAGAGCTCAGCGACTTATCCACCGACAACTATATAGAACTGGAGAAAGTACGCAAAGCTATTTCCCGCCGACTGAAAGATGAAATCCTTGTCACTCCTAAAGTGAAGCTGGTCAAGAAAGGCTCCCTGCCTCAAAGCGAAGGCAAAGCCGTCAGGGTAAAAGACTTGCGGGATAACAAATAA
- a CDS encoding indolepyruvate oxidoreductase subunit beta — translation MKKDIILSGVGGQGILSIATVIGQAALKDGLYMKQAEVHGMSQRGGDVQSNLRISNRPIASDLIPTGKCDLIISLEPMEALRYLPYLSPEGWLVTNEAPFINIPHYPAEEALKAELDKLPHKIALNVNEVAKEVGSPRVANIVLLGATIPFLGIDYQKVQDSIRDIFQRKGEAIVELNLKALVAGKEIAENLM, via the coding sequence ATGAAAAAAGACATTATACTTTCCGGCGTAGGCGGACAAGGCATCCTCTCTATCGCTACCGTAATCGGGCAGGCAGCCCTTAAAGACGGATTATACATGAAACAGGCCGAAGTACACGGAATGAGCCAGCGAGGCGGAGACGTACAGTCCAACCTCCGCATCAGCAACCGGCCTATCGCTTCCGACCTCATCCCTACAGGCAAATGCGACCTTATCATATCGCTGGAGCCCATGGAAGCGCTGCGCTATCTTCCCTACCTCAGTCCCGAAGGCTGGCTGGTAACGAACGAAGCCCCTTTCATCAATATCCCCCACTATCCTGCCGAAGAAGCTCTCAAAGCCGAACTTGACAAGCTTCCTCACAAGATTGCACTGAACGTAAACGAAGTAGCCAAAGAAGTGGGCTCTCCACGCGTTGCCAACATCGTGTTGCTGGGAGCTACCATTCCGTTCCTCGGCATTGATTATCAGAAGGTACAAGACAGCATCCGCGACATTTTCCAGCGTAAAGGCGAAGCCATTGTAGAGTTGAACCTCAAGGCCTTGGTTGCCGGTAAGGAAATTGCAGAAAACCTGATGTAA
- a CDS encoding thiamine pyrophosphate-dependent enzyme, which produces MSKQLLLGDEAIAQAALDAGLSGVYAYPGTPSTEITEYIQTAAITAEKGIHNRWCSNEKTAMEAALGMSFAGKRSLVCMKHVGMNVAADCFINSAVTGVKGGIIVVAADDPSMHSSQNEQDSRFYGDFALIPMYEPSNQQEAYDMVYNGFAFSEQTGEPLLMRMVTRLAHSRSGVERKAQQPQNEVSFSDDPRQFILLPGNARKRYKLLLQHQDDFVKASENSPYNKYIDGPNKKLGIIACGIGYNYLMENYPEGCEFPVLKIGQYPLPKKQLMQLVEACNEILVLEDGQPFVEKQLKGCLGIGVKVKGRLDGTLSQDGELNPDSVARAVGKENKAEFAVPSLVEMRPPALCEGCGHRDMYTVLTEVLRAEYPSHKVFSDIGCYTLGANAPFNAIDSCVDMGASITMAKGASDAGVHPAVAVIGDSTFTHSGMTGLLDCVNENANVTIVISDNETTAMTGGQDSAGTGRLEAICAGIGVAPEHIRVVVPLKKNYEEMRQIIREEIEYRGVSVIIPRRECIQTLARKKRNK; this is translated from the coding sequence ATGAGCAAACAACTCTTACTTGGCGATGAAGCCATTGCACAGGCTGCATTAGACGCCGGCCTATCCGGTGTGTACGCCTACCCGGGTACTCCTTCGACGGAGATTACCGAATATATCCAGACAGCAGCGATTACTGCCGAAAAAGGTATCCACAACCGCTGGTGTTCCAACGAGAAAACTGCCATGGAAGCAGCTTTGGGAATGTCGTTCGCAGGAAAACGTTCACTGGTCTGCATGAAACATGTAGGCATGAATGTGGCTGCCGACTGTTTTATCAACTCCGCCGTGACCGGCGTTAAAGGCGGCATCATTGTCGTTGCAGCCGACGACCCCAGCATGCATTCGTCACAAAACGAACAAGACAGCCGTTTCTACGGTGACTTTGCATTGATTCCGATGTACGAACCGAGTAACCAGCAAGAAGCCTACGACATGGTTTACAACGGATTTGCCTTTTCCGAACAAACCGGCGAACCGCTGCTGATGCGTATGGTCACCCGGCTGGCACATTCCCGTTCCGGCGTAGAACGCAAGGCGCAACAGCCTCAGAACGAGGTATCTTTCAGTGACGACCCGCGCCAGTTCATCCTGCTCCCCGGCAACGCCCGCAAACGCTACAAACTTCTGTTGCAGCATCAGGACGATTTTGTCAAAGCCTCGGAAAACTCACCTTATAACAAGTACATAGACGGTCCCAACAAAAAACTGGGCATCATAGCCTGCGGCATCGGTTATAACTACCTTATGGAGAACTATCCCGAAGGCTGCGAATTTCCGGTATTGAAAATCGGCCAGTACCCGCTTCCCAAGAAACAACTGATGCAGCTTGTAGAAGCCTGCAACGAAATACTCGTACTGGAAGACGGACAACCGTTTGTAGAAAAACAACTGAAAGGTTGCCTCGGCATCGGCGTAAAAGTCAAAGGACGCCTGGACGGCACACTGTCGCAGGACGGAGAATTGAATCCGGACAGCGTAGCACGCGCCGTAGGCAAAGAGAACAAAGCGGAATTCGCTGTTCCCTCACTCGTTGAAATGCGCCCACCAGCCTTGTGCGAAGGTTGCGGACACCGCGATATGTACACCGTGCTGACCGAAGTGCTCCGGGCAGAATACCCCAGCCACAAGGTATTCAGCGACATCGGCTGCTACACCTTAGGAGCCAACGCTCCTTTCAATGCCATTGACTCCTGCGTAGACATGGGAGCTTCCATTACAATGGCAAAAGGCGCCTCGGATGCCGGAGTCCATCCTGCGGTTGCCGTTATCGGCGACTCCACCTTCACCCACTCCGGCATGACAGGCCTGCTGGACTGCGTAAACGAAAACGCCAACGTCACCATCGTCATCTCCGACAACGAAACCACAGCCATGACCGGCGGACAGGATTCAGCCGGAACCGGCCGTCTCGAAGCTATCTGTGCAGGTATCGGCGTAGCGCCCGAACATATCCGCGTAGTAGTTCCATTGAAGAAGAACTACGAGGAAATGAGGCAGATAATCCGCGAAGAAATCGAATACCGCGGAGTATCCGTCATTATTCCCCGCAGAGAATGTATTCAAACTTTAGCACGTAAGAAACGAAACAAGTAA
- the mltG gene encoding endolytic transglycosylase MltG, whose product MKKKKKRILFGALAVILFIGIASAGTMYYYLFTPQFHPQKTVYIYIDRDDTTDSIYNKIKAQGKPNSFNGFKWMSQWRDYSGNIHTGRYAIRPGENVYHVFNRFYRGYQAPMNLTIGSVRTLDRLARNVGKQLMIDSAEIAGVINDSLLQQRLGYSKATIACLFIPETYQVYWNMSVEDFLERMQKEHQKFWNRERLNKAKAIGMTQEEVCTLASIVEEETNNNQEKPMIAGLYINRIHAGMPLQADPTIKFALQDFSLRRIANAHLTIDSPYNTYRNLGLPPGPIRIPTPIGIDAVLNYTRHNYIYMCAKEDFSGTHNFAANYAEHMKNARKYWKALNERKIFN is encoded by the coding sequence ATGAAAAAAAAGAAAAAAAGAATCCTTTTCGGAGCACTGGCGGTTATTCTTTTCATAGGCATTGCAAGTGCGGGTACAATGTATTACTACCTGTTCACTCCGCAATTTCATCCGCAAAAGACAGTTTATATCTACATCGACCGCGACGATACGACAGACTCCATATACAATAAGATAAAAGCACAAGGAAAGCCCAATAGTTTCAACGGTTTCAAATGGATGTCCCAATGGCGCGATTACTCCGGCAACATCCACACCGGGCGCTATGCGATACGTCCCGGCGAGAACGTTTACCATGTATTCAACCGTTTCTACAGAGGATACCAAGCCCCCATGAACCTGACCATCGGAAGCGTACGCACTTTGGACAGACTGGCGCGTAACGTAGGGAAACAACTGATGATTGATTCCGCCGAAATAGCCGGAGTGATAAATGACTCTCTGCTCCAGCAACGGCTGGGATACAGCAAAGCGACAATAGCCTGCCTTTTCATACCCGAAACCTACCAAGTATATTGGAACATGAGCGTAGAGGATTTCCTCGAACGGATGCAGAAAGAACATCAGAAGTTCTGGAATCGGGAACGGCTCAATAAAGCGAAAGCCATCGGCATGACACAGGAAGAGGTATGCACCCTCGCTTCCATCGTTGAAGAGGAAACAAACAACAACCAGGAAAAGCCCATGATTGCCGGCCTGTACATCAACCGTATCCACGCCGGCATGCCGCTACAAGCCGACCCTACCATCAAGTTTGCCCTGCAAGACTTCAGCCTGCGCCGTATTGCCAATGCACACCTCACCATCGATTCGCCCTACAACACCTACCGCAACCTCGGCCTGCCCCCCGGCCCTATCCGCATTCCCACCCCCATAGGTATAGACGCAGTCCTGAATTACACCAGACACAATTACATTTATATGTGTGCCAAAGAAGATTTTTCAGGAACCCATAATTTTGCAGCCAACTACGCCGAACACATGAAAAATGCCAGAAAGTATTGGAAGGCGTTAAACGAAAGAAAGATTTTCAACTAA
- a CDS encoding SLBB domain-containing protein, whose translation MRKFILLCLLVFTVSSVVFAQQMTDEQVILYVQEAQSQGKTQQEMLVELMKKGVTKEQIQRIQSKYSGKSDGSSEENANFMGEANSRLRTQKTYENKNKNISQDESGLDNLGSQKQSIKGLRAKSAQQRNGYGTGVNNNGQPGYGYNGPKSAEDAFTQQIFGHNIFDNEYLTFEPNINVATPDNYRLGAGDEVIIDVWGASQTTIREKISPEGTVQIEKLGPVYLSGKTVEEANDYLKREFAKIYAGVTGETPNTQINLTLGEIRSIQVNVMGEVVVPGTYTLSSFASVFHALYWAGGVNKIGSLRSIKVIRDGKTVADLDIYDFIMEGRLKDDIRLQDGDVILVNPYQTLVQILGKVKRPMYYEMKPTETIGTLLRYAGGFTGDAYKKAIRLVRKSGREHQIFNVDEMDYSVFRLEDGDMLTVDSVLNRFENRVEIRGAVYREGLYQLSGEVNTVKQLIKKAEGVRGDAFLNRAVINREHEDLTREVISIDLKGLLKGVVADIPLQKNDILYIPSIQDLKEEPTVTIHGEVADPGTYLYADKMTIEDLVLESGGLLEAASTTKIDVSRRIKSPKSTDDSNIVGQTFTFDLKDGLLIGAGSENFYLEPFDEVYVRKSPAYRKQKNVGIIGEALFTGTYALSKKNERLSDLVAKAGGVTSDAYVRGARLIRKMSEEELRRKEDATRMAIKVGADSTTLYVYTVGIHLDEALKNPGSDYDMVLREGDVLFIPEYVSTVKINGAVMYPNTVLYKEGENSRYYINQAGGYASNAKKRSAFVVYMNGTVSRIRSGSKTAIEPGCEIIIPTKDPSKRMSVAEMVGMGTSIATLGTMIATLVNLFK comes from the coding sequence ATGCGTAAATTTATACTATTGTGTTTGTTGGTATTTACGGTATCAAGTGTGGTATTTGCCCAACAAATGACGGATGAACAAGTCATTCTGTACGTGCAAGAGGCTCAGAGTCAGGGGAAGACACAACAGGAGATGTTGGTTGAATTGATGAAGAAAGGAGTCACAAAAGAACAAATCCAGAGAATACAGTCTAAATATTCAGGCAAATCGGACGGAAGCTCTGAGGAAAATGCCAATTTCATGGGAGAAGCGAACTCCCGTTTACGTACGCAGAAAACTTACGAGAACAAAAACAAGAATATCTCTCAGGATGAATCCGGCTTGGATAATCTCGGTTCCCAAAAGCAAAGTATTAAAGGGCTGCGGGCGAAATCGGCCCAGCAACGCAATGGATATGGAACGGGGGTGAATAACAATGGACAGCCGGGTTATGGTTATAATGGTCCTAAAAGCGCGGAAGACGCTTTTACACAACAGATTTTCGGACATAATATTTTCGATAACGAATATCTGACTTTTGAACCCAATATAAATGTGGCAACACCCGACAATTATCGTTTGGGGGCGGGCGATGAAGTTATTATTGATGTTTGGGGAGCTTCCCAGACTACGATTCGCGAAAAAATCTCGCCTGAGGGTACTGTGCAAATCGAAAAGTTAGGACCGGTTTATCTGAGTGGAAAGACCGTAGAGGAAGCCAATGATTATTTGAAACGCGAATTTGCCAAGATATATGCCGGGGTTACGGGAGAAACTCCCAATACGCAAATAAATTTGACGTTAGGCGAAATCCGTTCCATTCAGGTGAATGTTATGGGTGAAGTTGTCGTACCGGGTACTTACACCCTCTCTTCATTCGCATCAGTTTTCCATGCCTTGTATTGGGCTGGTGGAGTAAATAAAATCGGTAGTCTTCGAAGCATAAAAGTTATACGCGACGGAAAGACGGTTGCAGATTTGGACATCTACGATTTTATCATGGAAGGTCGGCTGAAGGATGATATCCGTCTTCAGGACGGTGATGTGATTCTTGTCAATCCTTATCAGACCCTGGTGCAGATATTGGGTAAGGTAAAGCGTCCTATGTATTATGAAATGAAGCCTACGGAAACAATCGGTACGTTGCTGAGATATGCCGGCGGCTTTACGGGCGATGCATATAAAAAAGCCATCCGTCTTGTACGCAAGAGCGGACGCGAGCATCAGATTTTCAATGTGGACGAAATGGATTATTCGGTATTCCGCCTGGAAGACGGTGATATGCTTACGGTGGATTCCGTTCTCAACCGTTTCGAGAATCGTGTAGAGATTCGCGGTGCTGTTTACCGTGAGGGCTTGTATCAGCTGAGCGGAGAGGTGAATACCGTAAAACAGTTGATAAAGAAAGCGGAAGGTGTACGTGGAGATGCTTTCCTAAATCGTGCCGTAATCAATCGTGAACATGAGGATTTGACGCGCGAGGTTATTTCCATAGATTTGAAAGGCTTGTTGAAAGGTGTGGTTGCGGACATTCCTTTGCAAAAGAATGATATACTTTATATTCCCAGCATTCAGGATCTGAAAGAAGAGCCTACAGTGACTATCCATGGTGAGGTTGCAGATCCGGGTACTTATCTTTATGCCGACAAGATGACCATCGAGGATTTGGTTTTGGAATCGGGTGGCTTGCTTGAAGCGGCTTCTACAACGAAAATAGATGTATCGCGCCGTATTAAATCTCCCAAAAGCACGGACGACAGTAATATTGTAGGCCAGACATTTACCTTTGACCTGAAAGACGGCTTGCTGATAGGAGCGGGGAGCGAAAATTTCTATTTGGAGCCTTTTGATGAAGTGTATGTCCGTAAAAGCCCTGCTTATCGCAAGCAGAAAAATGTGGGGATAATAGGAGAGGCATTGTTTACCGGTACTTACGCGTTGTCCAAGAAGAATGAACGTTTGAGCGACCTGGTCGCTAAAGCCGGTGGTGTTACATCCGATGCTTATGTAAGAGGAGCCCGTCTTATCCGTAAAATGTCGGAGGAAGAGCTTCGCAGAAAGGAAGATGCCACCCGCATGGCTATAAAGGTCGGTGCAGATTCAACTACTTTATATGTATATACGGTAGGCATTCATCTGGATGAGGCTTTGAAAAATCCGGGTTCTGATTATGATATGGTGTTGCGCGAGGGGGATGTATTGTTTATTCCTGAATATGTAAGCACAGTGAAAATCAACGGTGCCGTGATGTATCCTAATACCGTACTGTACAAAGAGGGAGAGAACAGCCGTTACTACATCAATCAGGCGGGCGGATATGCTTCGAATGCCAAGAAGCGCAGTGCTTTTGTGGTTTATATGAATGGTACTGTATCCCGCATACGCTCCGGTAGTAAGACGGCAATCGAGCCCGGGTGTGAGATTATCATCCCGACTAAGGATCCAAGTAAGCGTATGAGCGTGGCCGAAATGGTAGGTATGGGTACTTCTATTGCCACTTTAGGCACAATGATTGCTACTTTGGTTAATCTCTTTAAGTGA